In Brassica napus cultivar Da-Ae chromosome A3, Da-Ae, whole genome shotgun sequence, the sequence CCTGGTGAGCAACGTAAAGTCCATGTCGAGAGAGACAGAGTATTGGAGGAAGACCCGTCTGCTCCAGGTAAAGGGATGTCGAATTATCAGTCCAAAGTCACTGATACCACCGGAAAAGGTGATAGCTTGTCTCCCACGTCTTAGGGCTTTCAATTAGGTTCTTTGACTCATGCTATTTTTTGTATCTCAGCTGGTGGAGAAGTTGGAGCAGCACAGACTATAGCAGCTCTTGCGAGGTTGACAGCGACAGGCGGAGATGATCAACTAGGGCATGGAAGAGATCTGCCTGAGAGAAGACACGGGCTTGAAAGAGAACTTCCGGCGAAGAGACATGACGTAGATGTGAAGTCAGGAACTGCTTTGGGTAAAGATCTTCCGACAGGAACTCAAGCTAGACATAACCCTGAACGTTTTGAACGACAGAGGGGAGATGAAACGCATCAGCCGGATCAGAGCAGCTACACCGATAAAATCACATCAGTGACCTCAGTCGTGGCGGATAAAGCTGCGGCGGCTAAAAACGTCGTCGCTTCGAAGCTTGGATACTCCGGGGAAGGTGGAAACGTAGGAGCTGAAACTCCGAGCTCCGGGGAAGGATACGGGACCAAGGTTGCATCGGTAGTGACTCCAGTTTACGAGAAGGTCAAAGAGACGGGAGCTAACGTGATGACGAAGCTACCCTTCTCCGGCGGAACAGAGGAGACGCAGCAAGGACAGGACAAGGGCGTGTCTGCCAAGGAATATGTAGCGGAGAAACTAACTCCGGGGGTGGAGGACAAGGCTTTGTCGGAAGTGGTCGCCGAGAAACTTCATCTCGGAGGAGACACACCGAAGAAGGGGACAGTGACGCAATCTAAGGAGGTGGAGGAAAGGCTAGGAGGGTTCCCGGATCCGAAATCGGAAGGAGCGATCAAACACGGTGAAAGGTATGCAGAGGAAGGCGAAGGAGGGATGGTGGATAAGCTGAGTGGAGCTGTTACGTCGTGGATCTCCGGTACGACGGAGGAAGTGACGCAGAAGTCTACTGAGTCTGTTCAAGACTCTTCACAGTCCGTAGGCGCCACAATTGGTAACGccgttttttttaattgaaaatcgCGTTTCTTGATTTTAGCGTTTGTGTAATGATGTTTGGTTTTGGTGTACCGGTGGTTAGGGAATATGGGATTTTCCGGTTCGGGAGCAGAAGGAGCGGGCCAACGAAGCGGTGAGAAGCGTGGCTCTGTGCCTGTGCAGAAGAAGTTCCAAGAAAATTGAGATTAGCTTCTTTTCATAATGTATGGCGTGTGTTAATGCTTTCGAGTACAATGTGTTTCTGGTTTGATCCATGGCTAATTCTGCTGCTGTCATGTAGAAATGGTACAAGTTTTTTTGGGTTAATAATGGAAAACTACTTTAACTGGCCTTTGGAAATTGAAACAGTAGTCAATACAAAACGTCGACAGCAGGGTTCGAACCTGCGCGGGCGAAGCCCAACAGATTTCAAGTCTGTCTCCTTAACCACTCGGACATATCGACGTGCTGTTAAATTTCTTCTTGTTCAGTTACAGATATCGACAGGATGTTAAAAATGGTTACAGCATAGTTCTATTCCTTTTGCATAACAAAGTAGCTTTGCTTTGGGACGTTAACACAAACAAGATATGCATGGTTTCAACTTCCGAACTATATTTTCATGATAATCTGTTTTAAACTTTCCATAAGAATACTTCTACAAAAGAGAAGTGAAAAATGAACGGCGACGACATTGAAGAAATATAAGATCATAACCaagaaaattacataatatgaaagtgttttaattttgttttctttttaatatgagAAATAcgaaaagattatatatttttaaatgcttGATGAATACAACGAAAATGTTTAGAGAGCTCGGCTTTTGACGATGTCAAAGCTCATCTCGCTAGGATCAGTGGCTTGCAACTCAACCTGAATGCCATCCAGTGATCTCTTGAACCTATCCTTAGAGCTCGCGTACACCATCTTCATCCTCACTCTAGAAGAATCCGGTGACCTACAATCATCCAACAAGCCCAAACACATTAATTAGCACACCTTTCTTTTTTTGCCAAGAAATATAAGCACACTTATTGAAACAAATTCAAAGTATTGTATTTCCGAAAAGTATAAGAAGTCTTAACATGTATTTACACAGCTTGTTTAGTCTGGTTAGATCTAACTTAATCTAAGAACATCCACAATGAGAGTTCTTCAAAAGGTTTCGATCAGTAAAtatcaaaaatgaaaatgaaaaaatgtaGAAATACGATAAAGATTATATCTCGTACAAAAagctcaaatttttttttttttaaaacatctcCACATGTCACCATGTAATTgacttaactttttttgtttaaattttaactagATAACTAAATTTGaatgaaattattaatattgtatttGGTTAGATACTCTTTAAAGTATGTAACCAATAACCATTGATGATGCTAAGTATTTACGCACTTCTGACTAGTCTTGTTTTAGTGAGTTTGTATATAAGTGGATATGATCTCATATGAGGCTATACATATTTCACATGTTATAAGCGTTTTAACCTTATAATCTTATGacaaatatatagtaaaactgaaataaataaaaggaaGGTTAATATAACGTACCAGGCGATGAAGAAGATTTTGCTCTTCTGGCAGTTTTCATTGGTGGTAAAATCTAAATCGAAAACCGCATAGCGGCACTCATCGGCAGGGAGGGAATTGGTGAAATCATCATAAGTCTCCTGCGGGTTTCCTAACTTTTCAACCACCACTTGCTGTCCATCTATCCTGAATATTATGAACCGATAGGTTCTTTTCTTTAGCTCCAAAAACTTCAGCTTGCAGTTGTCCTCCACTGCCATCCCCGACGCCGCGTTCGCCTTCTCGTTCAATCATACCATCCATTATATCATTGCAGTCAATCATGCCATCCATTATATTCTTGTATACTAAGTTAGCTAGGTTTTTGGTTCTATACTAATATCTATATGTGGCAGCTAGCTTATATGTGATATATACATTTTGGTATTGAGTTATCACGCtaatattgttatttaaaacGTGATAAACTATACAAAGAAATGAGAATCACGTCAATATATAACATGGCTACATTAAGAAATCTGAGATCTAACATAATTAGACAATACTAGCATGATATGCATCCAAAATCTATATTTTCCTAAACTCTACATAGGTatctatatttaatattttcatgatCAGATGTTCTATCAAAACTTAGGCtgattaaaaagataaatacaaTCCTTAACTTGGAATAAAACTAAATCTTCTTGATTGCCTTCTACAAGCCATTGTTTAGAAACAACAAGCCTACAAAATTATTACAAACAGAGAAGAAAGAGAACAAACCATTGTTTTTGTTCAGTTTCTACGGTAAGACTCGAGGAACAGagatttgcttttttttcttgtgtgaaTATGGATTGTCTTCTGGCACAAGAGGGAAAAAAAGACGAATGTAATTTTGGAGGATAATGCTTAATTGGTTTGGTGAAGAAAGGATCGAGACAAACTCGGACAAACAAAGGCTCTTATTTATTAACTTTAATATTGGTTTTAATCTGTTATTTTTTCAAACCTTAAAATTCGCCTAACCATCCCTCTTTTAAGGCACTTTCCGTTCTATTTTTAGCAGCAATTTGTTTACACTCTAATCCATCCATACATTCATGATATGCTGTTGTTCACGTTGATCGCTAGGTTGCATCTATTCGCTCCTTTCCATCTCTTAAAAAAACTTTTACAATACATGTAGATAATCAAATGCGTATGAACGGACTATATCATACACCAAACACACATAAAGACTACAAATAATGGTGATCACAATCTGACAATAGGGGTTACTTAAATTTTTAATGAAAGATACAATGTATATGCTTTGTAATTTTAGAAAGTTTGGCATCAATCGTTTGCTTGCCATGCAGTGACAGTAGTACCAATATCCACTTATCATACCAGTTATCcttattttcaaagaaaaatcCACTATCTACTTCTTACAAAAACTTCAATATAACCCTTCATagtaatcccttatatattaattgaggaacatttgaaaagatgtaacctcaattttgtattaattaaaagaggcctcaatgcataggtggcactcaattaggtagtcaattacattcaattgaaaaataagtaggtccacattcgatttttatatattgttagatacataagttggtcaaactatatgatataatgatatgatatgatattttctttccttaaataaaacctacggaattaccataaatgactaataaatatatgacaattaatgattttaataataaagatttgataacaatttatatctcctccatcattttttgtttaattttatattattaaaataaattaaacaatcaaattagctataaaagtaaaatttagattttttcgtatacgttatattttgaatttttaaaaacgacaataaatgactaaaactattaaaattattatgttaaaaattaatgatcaatggtttaacatttttattataagaagatacacatgattttaaaaccatatgagtaaaaaatatcatttaataataaaatatatatatatagattaaacactatataccataagattacataaatattttaatattaaaactttcaatgaattttcaagaacatttataaattataaacttattaaagatttcagattgaaaattttgttatcgatgatttaaatattttgttataaaacgatatgaatgatcatagaaccgtatgattataaattcttatataataaataactatacaaaatatactattcttagaaaaataggttgtttcatcttaacttatattacactttttattaaactaactatcgaattgataaataacgtaccaaaaaatgttttgctctttccttaaataaaaagctacgaaattacctaatatgattaacgtagatgtgaaaattaattattataaataataaatatttgataacaatttttgtatcttagttctttttttttaattttatattattaaaagatattaaaaaatcacattaaatatataataaaaccatttatattttttcttttttttttttgtcgacgccCATCTTCTAAGATCAAGTGGTAGTCGGGTTTGAGTCGTTCCGAAGAGACGCTCTGTCCGACTGAGTCTGATCAATATGGGAAAAGAGAACACTGCTACATCTTGCTTCCTTGGCGAGAGAATCTGCACGAGAATTTCTTGTCCTCGGTATGCGGCTGATACTGAACTCCAAGAAACCGGCTCGTAAAAGTCGAAAGGAAACTAACTCGGAGGCAAAAGCCGGCCAGTCAGTAGGGTTCGAAATCATGTCCACCAGGTCCGAACAGTCAGTCTCGATATGAATCACGGTGTACTGTAACTCTCGTAAGCAGGACATCGACCATATGAGTCCTTCCATCTCTGCATGGAGAGCTGATAGGCTTTTCCTGCATCCTTGTAGGCCAAATCTTTCAACTCCCATTTGATCCTTGTAGAACCACCGTAAGCCACTAACCGTGCTATTCTCGATCCATGATGCATCGATTTGGCAGGTCGGACGTTGGGGGTCCACAGAAGAAGTCGAAACCAGTGACGGAGTAGGATGttgctcctcttcttctccctcCTCCAGTAAATTTGCTTTCCTCCAACAGTCAGCTTCGAGGGAAGCTAGCTGGAGGGAATCCAATGGGGAGATATCCTTACCATTGAAAAATTTATCATTGCgagccttccaaatgtaccataagATCCATGGAAAAGTCTCAATAAGTGGTTCCCTAGGGGTCACGTTTCTCTTCTTCCAAAAAAGGAAGTTCATGTTTTGATAAACAGAGGTACTCGGGAAGTAACCcggaagggacggatagtccgATAAAGCCCACACCTGGAGAGCCGGGGGGCATTCAAAGAGGAGGTGATTAATGGTTTCCTTAGGGTCACCGCACCTAGGACAGCTCCTATCGGTTCCCAAGTGTCTATATGCAAGTCTTTCGGCTGTAGCAATACATCCTGTCAAAGCTTGCCACATAAAGTGTTTCATCTTCCCGGGAGCGGGGATACTCCACACATGGCTCTGTAAACCAGTGATACTTGGTTGTACAATCTGAGCTTCGTCATCACATGGTTTAGTCTTCTGTAAACGTTGATATCCTGATTTTACTGAGTAAACGCCCGACTTTGTAAAGTTCCACGCATACCCATCCATAGACCACGTATTACTTGGTCGTAGTTTGAGTATTAACGGGATATCCTCAGAATGAAAGTATTCTAGTAACAGGTTAGTATCCCAATCCCTTGTATCACGCCTAATGAAGGAGTGGACAAGGAGTTTTGGGTGTCTATGAGTGATTTGATTGGATGGTCTCGGCGGGCGAGCCTCAATGTCCGGAATCCAAGGCTCAGACCAAACACATGTGTTTTGTCCTGCTCCAATAGTCTTTCGTAGGCCCGATTTGAGGAGTGGTTTTGCTGCCATAATGCTACGCCAGCCATATGAGGGTGAGTAGACCTTCCGATCTTCCAAGGGGCTTGATCGATTATAGTACCGTCCTCTCAAGACTCGAGCAAGCAGAGAGTTTGGAAACTGGATCAATCTCCAAAGTTGTTTTGCTAATAGGGCGATATTAAAGTCGTGTAGGTCCAAAAAACCAAGTCCACCTTGATCATGTGGAACACATATCTTGTCCCATGCAATCCAGTGTAATCCTCGGTTGTTTTGGCTCGAGCTCCACCAAAAGTTTGAGATAGCACTCTTTAGTTTCTCCACAATGCCTTGTGGAAGCAAGTAGCACGACATATTGTATGTCGGCACAGCTTGCGCCACAGATTTTATTTGAACCTCTTTACCGCCTTTCGAGAGTAATCTAGCGGACCACGAGGTAACACATCCATTAAGACGGTCTTGTACGTAAGAGAAAACTTTCATCTTAGAGCCACAAATTTGCTCTGGGAGTCCTAGGTATTTGCCCATCCCACCTTCAGTAGTAATCCCAAGAACAGCCTTTATATTCTGCTTTATGTTTTGATCGACCTTATTTCCAAAAAAGATGGAAGATTTAGTCGCATTTAGTTGCTGTCCCGAAGCTTTTCCATATGAGTCCAAGATGTCTAAAATTTCCTTGCACTGTCTCACTTCTGCTTTGCAGAAAAAAAGGCTATCGTCCGCAAAGAGAAGATGAGATATCCGGGGGCTGGCCCGAGCCACACGTAGTCCTAAGATGCGCTTCTCATCCTCCGCTCCTTTAAGAAGGGAGATCAGAGCTTCAGTGCACAAGATGAAAAGGAACGGGGATAATGGGTCTCCCTGCCTCAAACCTCTCGTGGGTATAATTTTACCCCTGGGTTCTCCATTAATGATCACTTGATAGGAGATCGATGTAACACAAAACATAATAAGATCAACCAACTTTTCTGCAAACCCCAAACGCAGCATTAAGGTCCGGATAAAACTCCATTCCACCCTGTCGTACGCTTTGCTCATGTCCGTCTTGATGGCCATAAATTCTTCTCTAGCTCTGGTGTTTGTCCGGAGGGCGTGGAAGTTCTCTTGCGCAAGTAAAATATTATCTGTGATCAAACGTCGTGCCACAAAGGCAGATTGAGTCTCCGAAATCAGCTCAGGAAGaactctcttaagtctcttagATAGCAGTTTCGATATGATCTTGTAACTAACGTTACAGAGGCTAATAGGTCTGAACTCCGTCATTTCTCTCGGTCTTTCCTTCTTTGGGATCAAGCAAATGTTGGTCTGATTTAGTCTCGGGTCAAAATTtccatatattttttcttatatgttatattttgaatttttcaaaacgtctataaattattagaaatttgaagatcccactctgaaaattttgtgatcaatagatttttttttgtcataataagttacaaatgatcataaaattgtattaatatgaacttttatttaatattataagaagatacacatgattttaaaaccatttgagtaaaaaatatcatttaataataaaacatatatatatatatatatatatattaaactatataccataagattacaaaaatattttaatattataactttcaatgaattttcaaaaatatttataaattataaacttattaaagatttcacattgaaaattttgttatagatgatttaaatattcagttataaaatgatatgaatgatcatagaactgtatgattataaattctcatttaataaattactatataaaatatactattattagaaaaataggttggtccatcttaacttacattatattttttataaactaactattgaattgataaataatctaccaaatttttgttttgcactttccttaattagaagctacaaaattacctaatatgattaacgtatatatgaaaattaattattatgaataagaaatatttgataacaattttggtatcttagttcttttttttaattttatattattgaaagatattaaaaaatcacattaaatatataataaaaacatttatattttttcttatatgttatattttgaatttttcaagacgtctatatattattagaaatttgaagattctcactctgaaaattttgtgatcaatagattattttttgttataataagttacaaatgatcataaaatgtaacgcatatgaatttttatttaataaatattcaaaataaataatatatatatatatatatatatatatatatatatatatatatatatatatatatatatatatatatatatataaatactaatgatttaaagcaacaagattggctgatcaatttagtcgtcgaGTTGAAATCTTTGAAAAGTacgtgaaagactaaagtcaaagtaaatatggatttagaatagtagttatattttactaaccgaaataccgaaaaaaccgaaccgaaccgaaaccaacccgatatccgaattgaacacccctaatccaaatgatgccaaactattgtttcattctccaaaatataataaaaataataacttaatctcgcgcaaggcgcgggtcttatcctagttgaatgtatattaaaaaattagtagaCATTAAGCCTCAATTTCAAAGAAATGTGAATAATAACcacattttaaattgtaaaaaacactttgaataattataaaagatttgAAGCAATACATTCATTACTAATTGGTTGAGAACGCATAAAACTTAATTATAGCAACAGTTGaatgaaacttaaaaaaaaaaaaaaattggctcATGAAATTTTGATTCATTCCATAATCAATTCACATTCTAAACTAGAATTATCTTCGAGGATTACATTGCAATGGTACACGGGGTAGATGTAGAAAACCGGAAAGTTGGAAGgttatatttgtaatattctcaAAACATTTTAAGGTAAAATAAGCCACAACTCCCGAAACGACGTCGTCGCAGCCTCGTGTTCATCGGATGAAGAATTAGGGAAAAGATATTCATGAGAATATTTGATCGACGCTATGTTGTTACCACCAACCAACATCACTGGATGCATGATCCATGGCTTCCCTTAGCCAAATCTTCCTTATTCTGATCGTTATCTCTTCTTCCCCTTTCTGCTCAGGCGGAAGGTGCGTTTCGTCGTGATCCCCTCATTTATCAATCATACCACCGAGCTGCGACCATTGGTTTCGGCGGATGCATGTAGCTTTTTTTAATTCATCTTCTAATTGTGGCGATTAGCGTTACTTGAATATCTTGATCCTTGCGTAACACTACTGAACCTTATTATTCATTGAGATGTTAATTGATTCTGCAATAGTTGGTTTGCAAAAATGTTTATTCATACTACTGCTCTTCCTCTACGCAGTCGAAAGGAACTCCGAGATAAAGATAACATTGGTGAGAGTTACATACAGTCGAGTTATGTTGTTGGATCTAAGTCTGTGGACCCGAGACGTGTTCTTCAACTTTCATGGCAACCAAGGTCAGGTACCTtttgatttgatatatatatatatatatatgcttcttCAGTCAGTTGTTAGATAGCCTGCAATTTATTGCAAGCGTTACTAATAATGTATGTCTGGAACTATTTGGTATGCACCACAGGGTCTTCCTTTACCGTGGGTTCTTGTCAGAGGAAGAGTGTGATCATCTGGTAACATTCCTCTTCCTTTCctgttttaattatgttttgattaatacatttggtttttttttttttgattaatggTTGGTTGCTTTTTTTATGTAGGCGAAGGAAACTTCAGAGGTTAAATCAGgggatggtgatggtgatgggaAGACTCAACTTTCAAGTTCTGACCACGTCTTAGATGTGccggtaattttttttgttttcttcaagCTTGACAAGAAATCTTTTGTCGTGTTCCTGGAGGAACACTATGTGGTAAAGATGCTAAGTGTTCTTGAAGTAGACTCTTAAGATATATATGCTTGTAGTTTGTCTGTAACACAAAGTCGTTACCTTTCTTATACATCCTTATCAAGTTAACGGAGATTTGAATGGACGTAACAATGTTATGTTACAATCCTTGTTTTGGTATAAACTAGGACCCAATAGTTGCTGGGATTGAAGAAAGAATTTCTGCGTGGACTTTCCTCCCAAGAGGTAATTTACCTTTACTTTTCAGTCTCGGAAGGGCTCTTTTCATGAGTAATGTTTGTAATAAGTTTCTTCTTGGTCAAACTGCTTGCTTGTGTTTCTCTTTTGATGCACATCTTGCAGAAAACAGCGGTCCCATCAAGGTAAGAAGTTACACTATGGAGAAGTCAGACAAGAAGTTGGATTATTTTGGAGAAGAATCTAGCTCTGTGACGCATGAGTCTTTGTTGGCAACTGTCATTCTCTACGTCTCAAACATAACTCAAGGCGGAGAGCTTCTCTTCCCAAATTCAGAGGTCAGTAAAGCAAAAAGAATCTATTTGGCATAACTCAAAGAATATTTGGATTCATGTTTTCTATCCTTTTCCTTCAGGTGAAACTCAAAAGGAGTTGGTCAGACTGCTCAGAGCCCGGTAACATCTTAAGACCAGTAAAAGGAAACGCAATCTTGTTCTTCACCAGACACTTGAATGCGACTTTGGATCAGACGAGCACTCATTTTAGATGCCCTGTCCTGAAAGGGGAACTGCTGGTGGCGACGAAACTGATATACGCGAAGAAACAAGCAAGAAAGGATGAGGAGGAGAGTGGTGAGTGCAGTGATGAAGATGAGAGCTGTCCACGATGGGCTGAGCTTGGGGAATGCAAGAAAAACCCTGTCTATATGATTGGCTCTCCTGATTACTTTGGTACCTGCAGAAAAAGTTGTAACGCTTGTTGATTCTTGAAAAGTACtattctcatcatcatcatattgGAAAATAATGATGGCATAATTGAAACTTTTTCAATATCacagctgttttttttttctgtggttTTGTATAGTTTACACTTGACTTGAGTATATGACTatccaaaattatattttttctacaTTGACTCGTGATACCGATTTATTACTAtcacaattttgaaaaatattagacGATTTTACAACTGACGATTCCATTTATTTTATgagagttttaaaatatttttatgagtatttctttcagtttcttaCTACAGCAGGGTTTAAGTATTTCTTTCACTAATTTTCAATACATCATTTTTCTGACGTCGGGGTGTGGAAACAATTTATCACACTTAAATATatcttttcaaaatcaaaagtgCATGAATCATCACCAGACAAAAGAGATGAAAGCAAATGTGCAtgaatcatgtattttaatgaataactagagattgacccgcacgcccgtgcgggtgttaatttttacggttttataaattatttgttattttatcattagtgttatatatttaagatgtgtcgtcgtataactaattgtattcaaaatatttggattgagtcgggtaataagattatttttggtacaaatatacaCTCTTTTCAGATACATtggttaattaaatatttttatatttctacacatcaaaatcaaaatcattcagaCCCGAGAGGATCCAACTCAAGCatcatacataaatttataatatccaagtggcgcctaatttaaaaatccaaaaaaattaatcccGAAAGAAACAACTTGTACCTCAATGAGTATCCGAATGTCCATACTTAACTGATTTTGCAAATAGATTAAAAAGGAAACTCTTTCTATATATTtggcaaaaataagaaaaatagaaagaattttttatttaataaaatagttatatgaaGTGAAACATTAAGTGATAATAAATgtaatactttttaattattttgatttaaattattatcttgTTCATATAAACTATGCCTTTGAATTATGTGTTTTGCTATGTAATTTTTCACCAATTGGAACTAAGACAAAAgaaagttttagtaaaacatattaaaccaaactattaaccatatgcaaaactcggttatcttacatttttatttttttttataattgcacaaagttaatattgattaactaataaataaaaatctacattATTACTTTTacggtaaatataattaatgatgtgatatattgttaaagtaatataattaatgaaattactaaaataaaactatacttgtatttttatacattaatatttgtttttcataattagtgttttatattttagatatgtcgtaatataactaattgtattcaaaagatccggatcgaatcagataatatggttatttttggtacaaatatccaaacccgtttcaaatacattggttatttagatattttagggtCATATACATCAGAACCAAACTCATCCAGACTCAAAAGGATTCAACTCAAAAcctacacataaatttataatattcaaggagtgagtaattttaaaacaaaataaaacgatACCCGAAAGGAACGACTCGTACCTAAGTGGATATTTAGTgttcatgcctaactgattttataaactaatataaatgatattttttatgtgttttgctaaattaagtgaaactgaaagagttttttttatttagtaagcaATTATAttgagtgaaaaattaagtgacaatgaatgtaattcatttttattattttgatttaagttatgattttattcactaaacatgtttttgaattatgtttttggctacgtaattttccactgattgaaaaaaaaaatgttatagtaaaacaaattaaaacaaacgCTTAACCTTATGCAAAACTcagttattttacttttttgattttataattgacacAAAACTTATATTGATTAACTACTAAATAAAATctacactattattattatggtaatataattaatgatgtgaaatATTGTTAAgacaatataattaatatgagTGAAATATGGAAATACAATTAATGTAGTACTGCTATCTTCGTTTCTAAACAATTTTCAGTTATAAtactattcatgtttccaaacattactaaagtgtacttcagttttaataatatagataactTTCTTCAAAGACTAGTCTTTTTCGTTAAACATCCAAAGCTTAAAAgtcatcccctatatattaaaagagaagcattataacatatttttgtagccacatgtcatcaccacaatcattcttagaatccttagaaaaatatgttggtccatataaatatataataagttttttattaaactaaccataaattaatcataaatgttcttcattgtttccttaaataaaaatcacggaattacctaatgtggctaaagtatatatatgacaattaataattttgaataataaata encodes:
- the LOC106440852 gene encoding probable prolyl 4-hydroxylase 12 isoform X3, whose product is MATKVRVFLYRGFLSEEECDHLAKETSEVKSGDGDGDGKTQLSSSDHVLDVPDPIVAGIEERISAWTFLPRGNLPLLFSLGRALFMSNVCNKFLLGQTACLCFSFDAHLAENSGPIKVRSYTMEKSDKKLDYFGEESSSVTHESLLATVILYVSNITQGGELLFPNSEVKLKRSWSDCSEPGNILRPVKGNAILFFTRHLNATLDQTSTHFRCPVLKGELLVATKLIYAKKQARKDEEESGECSDEDESCPRWAELGECKKNPVYMIGSPDYFGTCRKSCNAC
- the LOC106440852 gene encoding probable prolyl 4-hydroxylase 12 isoform X2 translates to MASLSQIFLILIVISSSPFCSGGSRKELRDKDNIGESYIQSSYVVGSKSVDPRRVLQLSWQPRVFLYRGFLSEEECDHLAKETSEVKSGDGDGDGKTQLSSSDHVLDVPDPIVAGIEERISAWTFLPRENSGPIKVRSYTMEKSDKKLDYFGEESSSVTHESLLATVILYVSNITQGGELLFPNSEVKLKRSWSDCSEPGNILRPVKGNAILFFTRHLNATLDQTSTHFRCPVLKGELLVATKLIYAKKQARKDEEESGECSDEDESCPRWAELGECKKNPVYMIGSPDYFGTCRKSCNAC
- the LOC106440852 gene encoding probable prolyl 4-hydroxylase 12 isoform X4, whose protein sequence is MATKVRVFLYRGFLSEEECDHLAKETSEVKSGDGDGDGKTQLSSSDHVLDVPDPIVAGIEERISAWTFLPRENSGPIKVRSYTMEKSDKKLDYFGEESSSVTHESLLATVILYVSNITQGGELLFPNSEVKLKRSWSDCSEPGNILRPVKGNAILFFTRHLNATLDQTSTHFRCPVLKGELLVATKLIYAKKQARKDEEESGECSDEDESCPRWAELGECKKNPVYMIGSPDYFGTCRKSCNAC
- the LOC106440852 gene encoding probable prolyl 4-hydroxylase 12 isoform X1 translates to MASLSQIFLILIVISSSPFCSGGSRKELRDKDNIGESYIQSSYVVGSKSVDPRRVLQLSWQPRVFLYRGFLSEEECDHLAKETSEVKSGDGDGDGKTQLSSSDHVLDVPDPIVAGIEERISAWTFLPRGNLPLLFSLGRALFMSNVCNKFLLGQTACLCFSFDAHLAENSGPIKVRSYTMEKSDKKLDYFGEESSSVTHESLLATVILYVSNITQGGELLFPNSEVKLKRSWSDCSEPGNILRPVKGNAILFFTRHLNATLDQTSTHFRCPVLKGELLVATKLIYAKKQARKDEEESGECSDEDESCPRWAELGECKKNPVYMIGSPDYFGTCRKSCNAC